In Zingiber officinale cultivar Zhangliang chromosome 3B, Zo_v1.1, whole genome shotgun sequence, a single window of DNA contains:
- the LOC121967872 gene encoding 50S ribosomal protein L22-like: MAGWQRCLRSVFRQVTTVAEQNCRIYSTGYSTCTKILSPGQYAHPWRLSDFSSAKVGRPLYQYLQHLQISSTRSLLAEENTDAVPISSPLLIGDSLKTKKKDGLSKPLTVQAIKKKIRQSPKKVNLVAKLVRGMRVEDALLQLQLIVKRAAMTVYQVIHSARANATHNHGLDPDRLLVAEAFVGKGVYRKQVSYHAKGRSGVMERPQCRLTVVVRETTPEEETKIAKLRVSNFKKLTKRERQLMPHKLIETTPKWTRRRKEAATDS, translated from the exons ATGGCTGGATGGCAACGTTGTCTACGATCTGTTTTTCGGCAGGTCACTACAGTGGCTGAGCAGAATTGTCGGATATATAGCACTGGGTATAGCACCTGCACAAAGATCCTTTCACCAG GTCAATATGCACATCCATGGAGACTATCTGATTTTTCTTCTGCAAAAGTTGGAAGGCCTCTTTATCAGTATCTACAGCATCTG CAAATTTCCAGTACAAGGAGCTTGTTGGCTGAAGAAAATACTGATGCAGTAcccatctcttctcctcttctcattGGAGATTCTCTGAAGACCAAGAAAAAAGATGGGCTATCAAAACCATTGACCGTTCAAGctattaagaaaaaaataagacAG AGTCCAAAGAAGGTTAATCTGGTCGCTAAACTAGTACGTGGTATGCGTGTTGAAGATGCTCTCTTGCAATTGCAACTGATTGTGAAACGGGCTGCAATGACTGTCTATCAG GTGATCCATTCAGCCCGCGCAAATGCAACACATAACCATGGACTCGATCCAGATCGTCTCCTCGTTG CTGAAGCTTTTGTGGGGAAAGGTGTGTATCGTAAGCAAGTATCGTACCATGCTAAAGGTAGGTCTGGTGTCATGGAGAGGCCTCAATGCCGCCTGACGGTGGTGGTCAGGGAAACCACTCCCGAAGAGGAAACAAAGATCGCGAAGCTGCGAGTAAGCAATTTCAAGAAATTGACTAAGCGGGAGAGGCAACTCATGCCTCACAAGCTCATCGAGACAACTCCTAAATGGACTCGGAGGCGCAAGGAGGCTGCTACAGATTCATAA
- the LOC121967874 gene encoding acyl carrier protein 1, chloroplastic-like — MASVAGTAFVVSVRPPRRLLQVSNHLSGLKSVSFTSQRKSFVSIRSAPRFRISCAAKPETLEKVCSIVKKQLALAENALVTGESTFVQLGADSLDTVEVVMGLEEEFGISVEEENAQTIQTVQDAADMIEILLEKKNAA; from the exons ATGGCTTCAGTCGCTGGAACGGCCTTCGTGGTCTCGGTTCGTCCGCCGCGGCGGCTGCTGCAG GTATCTAATCACCTCTCTGGTCTCAAATCAGTTTCCTTCACAAGCCAAAGGAAGAGCTTTGTTTCAATCCGCTCAGCACCGCGCTTCAGGATTTCTTGTGCT GCCAAGCCAGAGACGCTGGAGAAGGTGTGCTCAATTGTGAAGAAACAGTTGGCACTCGCTGAGAATGCTCTGGTTACTGGAGAATCCACCTTTGTTCAACTCGGGGCTGATTCTCTTGACACG GTTGAGGTCGTTATGGGTCTTGAGGAGGAATTTGGTATCAGTGTGGAGGAAGAAAATGCCCAGACCATTCAGACGGTTCAAGATGCTGCTGATATGATTGAGATACTCTTGGAGAAGAAAAATGCTGCTTAA
- the LOC121967875 gene encoding acyl-CoA-binding domain-containing protein 6-like isoform X2, with product MATSRTSSGLPYPERFYVAAAYAGFGGSPGDSTAVSRFQNDVALLLYGLYQQATVGPCTAPKPRAWNPVEQSKWTSWHGLGNMASTEAMRLFVKILEEEEPAWYSRVPQVAEEPSVDVEMFPKLESASQSTSEIGDSLPEIKTISSENGLPLDMEDKDVIKEGLDSVGIYDQWVAPPVSGQRPKPRYAHGAAVLHDKMYIFGGNHNGRYLNDLQVLDLKTLSWSRIEAKELAGSLDSSNPASVAPSAGHSLIPWGGKILSIAGHTKDPSEAIIVKEFDPATCLWSNLKTYGKPPISRGGQSVTLVGNTLVIFGGEDAKRSLLNDLNILDLETMTWDDIDAIGAAPSPRSEHAAACHADQYLLIFGGGSHATCFNDLHMLDLQTMEWSEPEQQGVVPGPRAGHAGITIRENWFIAGGGNNKNGVSETLVLNMATLVWSVVTTVEGRVPLASEGLSLLTNTHKGEDFLLSFGGYNGRYNNEVYVLKPSHVSHSQSRMIDGPESDTIAVDASRDMEPEFEVTQDKKIKEIVVDNGDSEQMSVSNKETIGHLVETLDAEKRELEATLDKEQMHTVQLKQELAVAEMKNSELTKELQSVRGQLAAEQSRCFKLEIMLRLMFGMNLAIRLHLGKGGRGRTTAKIAGDGGIGEGSGAASAAEGGLRTGSSKHSATAKLRWRVELACWQWKPSTSCLILVQRLELAC from the exons ATGGCGACGTCGAGGACGAGCTCCGGCCTTCCGTATCCCGAGAGGTTCTATGTGGCTGCCGCCTATGCCGGTTTCGGCGGATCGCCTGGGGACTCCACCGCCGTCTCGAGATTTCAGAACGACGTTGCCCTCTTGCTCTACGGCCTCTACCAGCAG GCTACCGTTGGTCCGTGCACTGCTCCCAAACCTAGAGCATGGAATCCCGTTGAGCAAAGCAAATGGACGAG TTGGCATGGACTTGGAAATATGGCTTCAACTGAAGCAATGCGTCTGTTTGTTAAAATTCTGGAA GAGGAAGAACCTGCTTGGTATTCTCGTGTTCCTCAAGTAGCAGAAGAGCCTAGTGTAGATGTAGAAATGTTT CCAAAATTAGAGTCAGCTTCtcaatcaacttcagaaattGGAGATTCCCTTCCTGAAATAAAAACTATTTCTTCTGAAAATGGGCTTCCATTGGATATGGAAGATAAAGATGTGATAAAGGAGGGACTTGACTCAGTTGGTATTTATGATCAATGGGTTGCACCACCAGTATCCGGACAACGCCCTAAGCCTCGTTATGCG CATGGAGCAGCAGTCTTACATGATAAAATGTACATTTTTGGTGGAAATCACAATGGGCGCTACCTTAATGATCTCCAG GTTTTAGATTTGAAAACTTTGTCATGGTCAAGGATTGAAGCCAAAGAATTAGCAGGTTCCTTGGATTCTTCAAACCCTGCTTCTGTTGCCCCCTCTGCCGGCCATTCATTG ATTCCTTGGGGAGGCAAGATTTTATCAATTGCTGGCCATACAAAAGATCCATCCGAGGCCATAATAG TGAAAGAATTTGATCCAGCAACTTGTTTATGGTCAAATTTAAAGACATATGGGAAACCACCA ATTTCCCGTGGAGGCCAATCAGTTACACTTGTTGGAAACACTTTAGTCATATTTGGTGGTGAAGATGCGAAGAGATCTCTTCTCAATGATTTGAACATACTTGACTTGGAAACCATGACCTGGGATGACATTGATGCTAT AGGTGCGGCTCCCTCTCCAAGATCTGAACATGCTGCTGCTTGTCATGCTGACCAGTATCTCCTAATTTTTGGTGGTGGTTCTCATGCCACATGTTTTAATGATCTGCATATGCTTGACCTGCAAACT ATGGAATGGTCAGAACCAGAGCAGCAGGGTGTGGTTCCTGGGCCACGAGCTGGCCATGCAGGTATAACTATTCGGGAGAACTGGTTCATTGCTGGAGGTGGTAATAATAAGAATG GGGTCTCTGAGACTCTTGTTTTGAACATGGCCACACTAGTCTGGTCGGTTGTTACCACTGTTGAAGGACGCGTGCCCCTTGCTAGTGAG GGCTTAAGCTTGCTCACAAACACACACAAGGGGGAAGATTTCCTTCTTTCCTTTGGAGGTTATAATGGGCGTTATAACAATGAA GTCTATGTACTCAAACCCAGCCACGTATCACATTCACAGTCAAGGATGATAGATGGGCCAGAATCGGACACTATTGCTGTAGATGCTAGCAGAGATATGGAACCAGAGTTCGAAGTAACTCAGGATAAAAAGATCAAGGAAATTGTGGTGGACAATGGTGACTCAGAGCAAATG AGTGTCAGCAATAAAGAAACCATAGGGCACCTTGTGGAAACCCTGGACGCAGAGAAACGAGAATTAGAAGCAACACTTGACAAAGAACAAATGCATACTGTACAGCTCAAGCAAGAGTTAGCTGTAGCTGAGATGAAGAATTCTGAACTTACTAAG GAACTTCAGTCAGTTCGAGGTCAGCTTGCTGCTGAACAGTCAAGATGCTTTAAACTTGAG ATTATGTTGCGtttgatgtttgggatgaacTTGGCTATTAGACTCCATCTTGGAAAAG GTGGACGTGGCAGAACTACGGCAAAAATTGCAGGCGATGGAGGCATTGGAGAAGGAAGTGGAGCTGCTTCGGCGGCAGAAGGCGGCCTCAGAACAGGAAGCTCTAAGCATTCAGCAACAGCAAAGCTCCGGTGGCGTGTGGAGCTGGCTTGCTGGCAGTGGAAGCCCTCCACCTCCTGCCTAATCCTCGTACAACGTTTGGAGCTGGCTTGCTGA
- the LOC121967875 gene encoding acyl-CoA-binding domain-containing protein 6-like isoform X1 — MATSRTSSGLPYPERFYVAAAYAGFGGSPGDSTAVSRFQNDVALLLYGLYQQATVGPCTAPKPRAWNPVEQSKWTSWHGLGNMASTEAMRLFVKILEEEEPAWYSRVPQVAEEPSVDVEMFKPKLESASQSTSEIGDSLPEIKTISSENGLPLDMEDKDVIKEGLDSVGIYDQWVAPPVSGQRPKPRYAHGAAVLHDKMYIFGGNHNGRYLNDLQVLDLKTLSWSRIEAKELAGSLDSSNPASVAPSAGHSLIPWGGKILSIAGHTKDPSEAIIVKEFDPATCLWSNLKTYGKPPISRGGQSVTLVGNTLVIFGGEDAKRSLLNDLNILDLETMTWDDIDAIGAAPSPRSEHAAACHADQYLLIFGGGSHATCFNDLHMLDLQTMEWSEPEQQGVVPGPRAGHAGITIRENWFIAGGGNNKNGVSETLVLNMATLVWSVVTTVEGRVPLASEGLSLLTNTHKGEDFLLSFGGYNGRYNNEVYVLKPSHVSHSQSRMIDGPESDTIAVDASRDMEPEFEVTQDKKIKEIVVDNGDSEQMSVSNKETIGHLVETLDAEKRELEATLDKEQMHTVQLKQELAVAEMKNSELTKELQSVRGQLAAEQSRCFKLEIMLRLMFGMNLAIRLHLGKGGRGRTTAKIAGDGGIGEGSGAASAAEGGLRTGSSKHSATAKLRWRVELACWQWKPSTSCLILVQRLELAC, encoded by the exons ATGGCGACGTCGAGGACGAGCTCCGGCCTTCCGTATCCCGAGAGGTTCTATGTGGCTGCCGCCTATGCCGGTTTCGGCGGATCGCCTGGGGACTCCACCGCCGTCTCGAGATTTCAGAACGACGTTGCCCTCTTGCTCTACGGCCTCTACCAGCAG GCTACCGTTGGTCCGTGCACTGCTCCCAAACCTAGAGCATGGAATCCCGTTGAGCAAAGCAAATGGACGAG TTGGCATGGACTTGGAAATATGGCTTCAACTGAAGCAATGCGTCTGTTTGTTAAAATTCTGGAA GAGGAAGAACCTGCTTGGTATTCTCGTGTTCCTCAAGTAGCAGAAGAGCCTAGTGTAGATGTAGAAATGTTT AAGCCAAAATTAGAGTCAGCTTCtcaatcaacttcagaaattGGAGATTCCCTTCCTGAAATAAAAACTATTTCTTCTGAAAATGGGCTTCCATTGGATATGGAAGATAAAGATGTGATAAAGGAGGGACTTGACTCAGTTGGTATTTATGATCAATGGGTTGCACCACCAGTATCCGGACAACGCCCTAAGCCTCGTTATGCG CATGGAGCAGCAGTCTTACATGATAAAATGTACATTTTTGGTGGAAATCACAATGGGCGCTACCTTAATGATCTCCAG GTTTTAGATTTGAAAACTTTGTCATGGTCAAGGATTGAAGCCAAAGAATTAGCAGGTTCCTTGGATTCTTCAAACCCTGCTTCTGTTGCCCCCTCTGCCGGCCATTCATTG ATTCCTTGGGGAGGCAAGATTTTATCAATTGCTGGCCATACAAAAGATCCATCCGAGGCCATAATAG TGAAAGAATTTGATCCAGCAACTTGTTTATGGTCAAATTTAAAGACATATGGGAAACCACCA ATTTCCCGTGGAGGCCAATCAGTTACACTTGTTGGAAACACTTTAGTCATATTTGGTGGTGAAGATGCGAAGAGATCTCTTCTCAATGATTTGAACATACTTGACTTGGAAACCATGACCTGGGATGACATTGATGCTAT AGGTGCGGCTCCCTCTCCAAGATCTGAACATGCTGCTGCTTGTCATGCTGACCAGTATCTCCTAATTTTTGGTGGTGGTTCTCATGCCACATGTTTTAATGATCTGCATATGCTTGACCTGCAAACT ATGGAATGGTCAGAACCAGAGCAGCAGGGTGTGGTTCCTGGGCCACGAGCTGGCCATGCAGGTATAACTATTCGGGAGAACTGGTTCATTGCTGGAGGTGGTAATAATAAGAATG GGGTCTCTGAGACTCTTGTTTTGAACATGGCCACACTAGTCTGGTCGGTTGTTACCACTGTTGAAGGACGCGTGCCCCTTGCTAGTGAG GGCTTAAGCTTGCTCACAAACACACACAAGGGGGAAGATTTCCTTCTTTCCTTTGGAGGTTATAATGGGCGTTATAACAATGAA GTCTATGTACTCAAACCCAGCCACGTATCACATTCACAGTCAAGGATGATAGATGGGCCAGAATCGGACACTATTGCTGTAGATGCTAGCAGAGATATGGAACCAGAGTTCGAAGTAACTCAGGATAAAAAGATCAAGGAAATTGTGGTGGACAATGGTGACTCAGAGCAAATG AGTGTCAGCAATAAAGAAACCATAGGGCACCTTGTGGAAACCCTGGACGCAGAGAAACGAGAATTAGAAGCAACACTTGACAAAGAACAAATGCATACTGTACAGCTCAAGCAAGAGTTAGCTGTAGCTGAGATGAAGAATTCTGAACTTACTAAG GAACTTCAGTCAGTTCGAGGTCAGCTTGCTGCTGAACAGTCAAGATGCTTTAAACTTGAG ATTATGTTGCGtttgatgtttgggatgaacTTGGCTATTAGACTCCATCTTGGAAAAG GTGGACGTGGCAGAACTACGGCAAAAATTGCAGGCGATGGAGGCATTGGAGAAGGAAGTGGAGCTGCTTCGGCGGCAGAAGGCGGCCTCAGAACAGGAAGCTCTAAGCATTCAGCAACAGCAAAGCTCCGGTGGCGTGTGGAGCTGGCTTGCTGGCAGTGGAAGCCCTCCACCTCCTGCCTAATCCTCGTACAACGTTTGGAGCTGGCTTGCTGA
- the LOC121967875 gene encoding acyl-CoA-binding domain-containing protein 6-like isoform X3 → MATSRTSSGLPYPERFYVAAAYAGFGGSPGDSTAVSRFQNDVALLLYGLYQQATVGPCTAPKPRAWNPVEQSKWTSWHGLGNMASTEAMRLFVKILEEEEPAWYSRVPQVAEEPSVDVEMFKPKLESASQSTSEIGDSLPEIKTISSENGLPLDMEDKDVIKEGLDSVGIYDQWVAPPVSGQRPKPRYAHGAAVLHDKMYIFGGNHNGRYLNDLQVLDLKTLSWSRIEAKELAGSLDSSNPASVAPSAGHSLIPWGGKILSIAGHTKDPSEAIIVKEFDPATCLWSNLKTYGKPPISRGGQSVTLVGNTLVIFGGEDAKRSLLNDLNILDLETMTWDDIDAIGAAPSPRSEHAAACHADQYLLIFGGGSHATCFNDLHMLDLQTMEWSEPEQQGVVPGPRAGHAGITIRENWFIAGGGNNKNGVSETLVLNMATLVWSVVTTVEGRVPLASEGLSLLTNTHKGEDFLLSFGGYNGRYNNEVYVLKPSHVSHSQSRMIDGPESDTIAVDASRDMEPEFEVTQDKKIKEIVVDNGDSEQMSVSNKETIGHLVETLDAEKRELEATLDKEQMHTVQLKQELAVAEMKNSELTKELQSVRGQLAAEQSRCFKLEVDVAELRQKLQAMEALEKEVELLRRQKAASEQEALSIQQQQSSGGVWSWLAGSGSPPPPA, encoded by the exons ATGGCGACGTCGAGGACGAGCTCCGGCCTTCCGTATCCCGAGAGGTTCTATGTGGCTGCCGCCTATGCCGGTTTCGGCGGATCGCCTGGGGACTCCACCGCCGTCTCGAGATTTCAGAACGACGTTGCCCTCTTGCTCTACGGCCTCTACCAGCAG GCTACCGTTGGTCCGTGCACTGCTCCCAAACCTAGAGCATGGAATCCCGTTGAGCAAAGCAAATGGACGAG TTGGCATGGACTTGGAAATATGGCTTCAACTGAAGCAATGCGTCTGTTTGTTAAAATTCTGGAA GAGGAAGAACCTGCTTGGTATTCTCGTGTTCCTCAAGTAGCAGAAGAGCCTAGTGTAGATGTAGAAATGTTT AAGCCAAAATTAGAGTCAGCTTCtcaatcaacttcagaaattGGAGATTCCCTTCCTGAAATAAAAACTATTTCTTCTGAAAATGGGCTTCCATTGGATATGGAAGATAAAGATGTGATAAAGGAGGGACTTGACTCAGTTGGTATTTATGATCAATGGGTTGCACCACCAGTATCCGGACAACGCCCTAAGCCTCGTTATGCG CATGGAGCAGCAGTCTTACATGATAAAATGTACATTTTTGGTGGAAATCACAATGGGCGCTACCTTAATGATCTCCAG GTTTTAGATTTGAAAACTTTGTCATGGTCAAGGATTGAAGCCAAAGAATTAGCAGGTTCCTTGGATTCTTCAAACCCTGCTTCTGTTGCCCCCTCTGCCGGCCATTCATTG ATTCCTTGGGGAGGCAAGATTTTATCAATTGCTGGCCATACAAAAGATCCATCCGAGGCCATAATAG TGAAAGAATTTGATCCAGCAACTTGTTTATGGTCAAATTTAAAGACATATGGGAAACCACCA ATTTCCCGTGGAGGCCAATCAGTTACACTTGTTGGAAACACTTTAGTCATATTTGGTGGTGAAGATGCGAAGAGATCTCTTCTCAATGATTTGAACATACTTGACTTGGAAACCATGACCTGGGATGACATTGATGCTAT AGGTGCGGCTCCCTCTCCAAGATCTGAACATGCTGCTGCTTGTCATGCTGACCAGTATCTCCTAATTTTTGGTGGTGGTTCTCATGCCACATGTTTTAATGATCTGCATATGCTTGACCTGCAAACT ATGGAATGGTCAGAACCAGAGCAGCAGGGTGTGGTTCCTGGGCCACGAGCTGGCCATGCAGGTATAACTATTCGGGAGAACTGGTTCATTGCTGGAGGTGGTAATAATAAGAATG GGGTCTCTGAGACTCTTGTTTTGAACATGGCCACACTAGTCTGGTCGGTTGTTACCACTGTTGAAGGACGCGTGCCCCTTGCTAGTGAG GGCTTAAGCTTGCTCACAAACACACACAAGGGGGAAGATTTCCTTCTTTCCTTTGGAGGTTATAATGGGCGTTATAACAATGAA GTCTATGTACTCAAACCCAGCCACGTATCACATTCACAGTCAAGGATGATAGATGGGCCAGAATCGGACACTATTGCTGTAGATGCTAGCAGAGATATGGAACCAGAGTTCGAAGTAACTCAGGATAAAAAGATCAAGGAAATTGTGGTGGACAATGGTGACTCAGAGCAAATG AGTGTCAGCAATAAAGAAACCATAGGGCACCTTGTGGAAACCCTGGACGCAGAGAAACGAGAATTAGAAGCAACACTTGACAAAGAACAAATGCATACTGTACAGCTCAAGCAAGAGTTAGCTGTAGCTGAGATGAAGAATTCTGAACTTACTAAG GAACTTCAGTCAGTTCGAGGTCAGCTTGCTGCTGAACAGTCAAGATGCTTTAAACTTGAG GTGGACGTGGCAGAACTACGGCAAAAATTGCAGGCGATGGAGGCATTGGAGAAGGAAGTGGAGCTGCTTCGGCGGCAGAAGGCGGCCTCAGAACAGGAAGCTCTAAGCATTCAGCAACAGCAAAGCTCCGGTGGCGTGTGGAGCTGGCTTGCTGGCAGTGGAAGCCCTCCACCTCCTGCCTAA